A single genomic interval of Stenotrophomonas sp. ZAC14D1_NAIMI4_1 harbors:
- a CDS encoding SprT family zinc-dependent metalloprotease, giving the protein MSRLLRRLIGPTPPATVQRDTVRLRLDDAEIEVLRVRDPRARRIKLSVDERGARLTLPPRASLVMGERFLEQHRDWLAQQLRVYQDNGLPAPLQPGEDGMLPLRGELLPVRWQEGRFARLEIDGNGACVQWPTRAGDATLRRLLREFYEAQTRADVGRWLPKYLPGLPRAPSRVRLKVMSSQWGSLAPDGSMALDLALVLGRPDAFEYVLVHELCHLIQPNHSPAFWYEVEQRFPAWREQRDYFQLEGRRLKAMLRQLL; this is encoded by the coding sequence ATGAGCCGCCTGCTGCGCCGCCTGATCGGCCCGACCCCGCCCGCCACCGTGCAGCGCGACACCGTTCGCCTGCGCCTGGATGATGCCGAGATCGAGGTACTGCGCGTGCGCGATCCGCGCGCGCGCCGCATCAAGCTGAGCGTGGACGAGCGCGGTGCGCGCCTGACCCTGCCGCCGCGGGCGAGCCTGGTGATGGGCGAGCGTTTCCTCGAACAGCACCGCGACTGGCTGGCGCAGCAGCTGCGCGTCTACCAGGACAACGGCCTGCCGGCGCCGCTGCAACCTGGCGAGGACGGCATGCTGCCGCTGCGCGGTGAACTGCTGCCGGTGCGCTGGCAGGAAGGCCGCTTCGCGCGGCTGGAGATCGACGGCAACGGCGCCTGCGTGCAATGGCCGACCCGGGCCGGCGATGCCACCCTGCGCCGCCTGCTGCGCGAGTTCTACGAGGCGCAGACCCGCGCCGACGTCGGCCGCTGGCTGCCGAAGTACCTGCCCGGCCTGCCACGCGCACCCAGCCGCGTGCGGCTGAAGGTGATGTCCTCGCAATGGGGCTCGCTGGCCCCGGACGGCAGCATGGCGCTGGACCTGGCCCTGGTGCTGGGCCGCCCGGACGCCTTCGAATACGTGCTGGTGCACGAACTCTGCCACCTGATCCAGCCCAACCACTCGCCCGCGTTCTGGTACGAAGTGGAACAACGTTTCCCCGCCTGGCGCGAACAGCGCGATTACTTCCAGCTGGAAGGCCGACGCCTGAAGGCCATGCTCCGGCAACTGCTGTAA
- a CDS encoding ATP-binding protein — MSVAGCPDAATAHRRWRCGGVLLVLLVALPVAASQPQPWSRGLAAALLALLGLGLLHALGRWRLRREVQRRHALQQRLQILSAGLPAVVYRVRRSGSGDYSVPYLSGDVHALFGIDVDSARFEHARLLAAVHPDDRASVMAHVEAAARVRGPIDVTFRSQGRMGWRWVRSHGRPLPRGDGDSHAVEWRGYWMDVTEAQRHASALDEARCEAEQAVVAKAHFLAAMRQEIGAPMNTLVGMLDGLAGTRLDPRQRHLLASLEEAAVMLRQILDEVLDSARQPLGGRPPQAVPTDLAALLRGVQRLLAPLAAGKGLQLRCVLDPALQARSRVDGLRLQQILFNLAGNALKFTAHGGVELRLQVLRQAAAGQHLRVQVADTGVGISPARQQAVFAPYTQAEASTPRRFGGSGLGLAICRELAAALGGELQLHSIPGGGTTVSLDLYLPACDAPPASAPRAAQAAATAGSVRQ, encoded by the coding sequence GTGAGTGTCGCTGGTTGTCCTGATGCCGCCACTGCGCACCGCCGCTGGCGTTGTGGCGGCGTGCTGCTGGTCCTGCTGGTGGCCCTGCCGGTCGCCGCCAGCCAGCCACAGCCGTGGTCGCGCGGGTTGGCCGCCGCGTTGCTGGCCCTGCTCGGGCTGGGCCTGCTGCATGCCCTCGGACGCTGGCGGCTGCGTCGCGAAGTGCAGCGCCGCCACGCACTGCAGCAGCGCCTGCAGATACTCAGCGCTGGCCTGCCGGCGGTGGTCTATCGGGTGCGGCGCAGCGGCAGTGGCGATTACAGCGTGCCCTACCTTTCGGGTGACGTGCACGCCCTGTTCGGCATCGACGTGGACAGCGCACGCTTCGAGCACGCACGCCTGCTGGCGGCCGTGCACCCGGACGACCGCGCATCGGTGATGGCCCATGTCGAGGCCGCGGCACGGGTGCGCGGGCCGATCGACGTCACCTTCCGCAGCCAGGGGCGGATGGGCTGGCGCTGGGTGCGCTCGCACGGGCGACCGCTGCCCCGTGGCGACGGCGACAGCCACGCGGTCGAATGGCGTGGCTACTGGATGGACGTGACCGAAGCACAGCGGCATGCGAGTGCCCTGGACGAGGCCCGCTGCGAGGCCGAGCAGGCGGTCGTGGCCAAGGCCCACTTCCTGGCGGCCATGCGCCAGGAGATCGGCGCGCCGATGAACACCCTGGTGGGCATGCTCGATGGCCTGGCCGGTACACGGCTGGACCCGCGGCAGCGCCACCTGCTGGCCAGCCTCGAGGAGGCCGCCGTGATGCTCCGGCAGATCCTCGACGAGGTGCTGGACAGCGCGCGGCAGCCGCTGGGCGGCCGGCCTCCGCAGGCCGTGCCGACCGACCTGGCCGCGCTGCTGCGGGGCGTGCAGCGCCTGCTGGCACCGCTGGCCGCAGGCAAGGGCCTGCAGCTGCGCTGCGTGCTGGATCCGGCGCTGCAGGCCCGCTCGAGGGTCGATGGCCTGCGCCTGCAGCAGATCCTGTTCAACCTGGCCGGCAATGCGCTCAAGTTCACCGCGCACGGCGGGGTGGAGCTGCGCCTGCAGGTGCTGCGCCAGGCCGCCGCCGGCCAGCACCTGCGCGTGCAGGTGGCCGACACCGGCGTGGGCATCAGCCCGGCGCGGCAGCAGGCGGTGTTTGCGCCCTACACCCAGGCCGAAGCGTCCACCCCGCGCCGCTTCGGTGGCAGCGGCCTGGGCCTGGCCATCTGCCGCGAGCTGGCCGCCGCACTGGGCGGCGAACTGCAGCTGCACAGCATTCCCGGCGGGGGCACCACTGTCAGCCTCGACCTGTACCTGCCCGCGTGCGACGCCCCTCCAGCGTCGGCGCCACGGGCCGCACAGGCGGCGGCGACGGCCGGATCAGTGCGCCAGTAG
- a CDS encoding methylglyoxal synthase, with the protein MRIGLAANRLHHHDARAALFRWLRASEPGLRELGVSLHAVGRTHDAIERNGFLAGYAGLQRYPYGRQGGLMKLVAEVVGMGPERTLDGAIYFIDPVDPSSVFPEATALKRQCVIHGKPFISTVATARDWIENERIHAGLAADTGADDLHAFEGQTLALIAHDAMKPAMLAFADEHFDVLARFGERVATGTTGQRLNELAWSRGWPSDTPWVTRYQSGPMGGDAQIADRVLEGRCQRAIFFEDPHVARQHEADIQLLERAVTTVTDQAVCITAPRVAACWATAAALRAARS; encoded by the coding sequence ATGCGCATCGGCCTGGCCGCCAACCGCCTGCACCACCATGACGCGCGCGCTGCGCTGTTCCGCTGGCTGCGTGCCAGCGAGCCGGGCCTGCGCGAGCTGGGCGTGTCCCTGCATGCGGTCGGGCGCACCCACGACGCCATCGAGCGCAACGGCTTCCTGGCCGGTTATGCAGGCCTGCAGCGCTATCCCTACGGGCGCCAGGGTGGCCTGATGAAGCTGGTGGCCGAAGTGGTCGGCATGGGCCCGGAGCGGACCCTCGATGGCGCGATCTACTTCATCGATCCGGTCGATCCTTCGTCGGTGTTTCCCGAAGCGACCGCGCTCAAGCGGCAGTGCGTGATCCACGGCAAGCCGTTCATTTCGACGGTAGCCACCGCGCGCGACTGGATCGAGAACGAACGCATCCACGCCGGGCTGGCGGCCGATACCGGCGCCGATGACCTGCACGCGTTCGAGGGGCAGACCCTGGCGCTGATCGCCCACGATGCGATGAAGCCGGCGATGCTGGCCTTCGCCGACGAGCACTTCGATGTGCTGGCGCGCTTCGGCGAGCGCGTGGCGACCGGCACCACCGGCCAGCGCCTGAACGAACTGGCCTGGAGCCGGGGTTGGCCCAGCGATACACCGTGGGTGACGCGCTACCAGAGCGGCCCGATGGGCGGTGATGCGCAGATTGCCGACCGGGTGCTGGAGGGGCGTTGCCAGCGCGCGATCTTCTTCGAGGATCCGCACGTGGCGCGCCAGCACGAGGCTGACATCCAGCTGCTGGAGCGGGCGGTGACGACGGTGACCGACCAGGCGGTGTGCATCACGGCGCCGCGGGTGGCGGCATGCTGGGCGACGGCGGCGGCGCTGCGCGCGGCCCGGTCATGA
- a CDS encoding FAD-dependent oxidoreductase, which produces MSRKHAFQFLDLPRTMPQRIPVELRTSGDWGELYGKFGKEDAQYQAGRCLDCGNPYCSWKCPVHNAIPQWLQLVQENRIHEAATLCHSTNPLPEVCGRVCPQDRLCEGSCTLEEFGAVTIGAVEKYIVDTALASGWRPDLGAVQPTGQSVAVIGAGPAGLACADRLARAGITAVVYDRYEQIGGLLQFGIPSFKLDKDVIHRRREVLEGMGVQFRLGVEIGRDVSVQQLLDSHDAVFVGTGAYRYTDGGLDGQDLKGVLPALPFLVQNSRIVSGDDPKGRPIAGWEDTIALPDLNGKRVVVLGGGDTGMDCVRSAVRLGAAKVTCAYRRDEANMPGSAREVANAREEGVRFLFNRQPLSIEAGADDEVIGVTVVETRLGEPDANGRQNAVPIEGSESLLEADVVIIAFGFSPTLPAWLTEHGVEGQSNGRIVAGGKDRLPYQTAHPRLFAGGDAVRGADLVVTAVAEGRDAAASIVRLLAH; this is translated from the coding sequence ATGAGCCGCAAGCACGCTTTCCAGTTCCTCGACCTGCCCCGGACCATGCCGCAGCGCATCCCGGTCGAACTGCGCACCTCCGGCGACTGGGGTGAGCTGTACGGCAAGTTCGGCAAGGAAGACGCCCAGTACCAGGCCGGCCGCTGCCTGGATTGCGGCAACCCGTACTGCAGCTGGAAGTGCCCCGTGCACAACGCCATCCCGCAGTGGCTGCAGCTGGTGCAGGAAAACCGCATCCACGAAGCGGCCACGCTGTGCCACAGCACCAACCCGCTGCCGGAAGTGTGCGGCCGCGTCTGCCCGCAGGACCGCCTGTGCGAAGGCAGCTGCACGCTGGAGGAATTCGGCGCGGTGACCATCGGTGCGGTGGAGAAGTACATCGTCGATACCGCCCTGGCCAGCGGCTGGCGCCCGGACCTGGGCGCGGTGCAGCCCACCGGCCAGAGCGTGGCGGTAATCGGCGCCGGCCCGGCCGGCCTGGCCTGTGCCGACCGCCTGGCGCGTGCCGGCATCACCGCCGTGGTCTATGACCGCTACGAACAGATCGGCGGCCTGCTGCAGTTCGGCATCCCCAGCTTCAAGCTGGACAAGGACGTGATCCACCGCCGCCGCGAGGTGCTGGAGGGCATGGGCGTGCAGTTCCGCCTGGGCGTGGAGATCGGCCGCGATGTCAGCGTGCAGCAGCTGCTGGACAGCCACGATGCGGTGTTCGTCGGCACCGGCGCCTACCGCTACACCGATGGCGGGCTGGACGGGCAGGACCTGAAGGGCGTGCTGCCGGCCCTGCCGTTCCTGGTGCAGAACAGCCGCATCGTCAGCGGCGATGATCCGAAGGGCCGGCCGATTGCCGGCTGGGAAGACACCATCGCCCTGCCCGATCTCAACGGCAAGCGCGTGGTGGTGCTCGGCGGCGGCGACACCGGCATGGACTGCGTGCGCAGCGCCGTGCGCCTGGGCGCGGCCAAGGTGACCTGCGCCTACCGCCGCGACGAGGCCAACATGCCCGGCAGCGCGCGCGAGGTGGCCAACGCGCGCGAGGAGGGCGTGCGTTTCCTGTTCAACCGCCAGCCGCTGTCGATCGAAGCCGGTGCCGATGACGAAGTGATCGGGGTGACCGTGGTCGAGACCCGCCTGGGCGAACCCGATGCCAACGGCCGCCAGAACGCGGTGCCGATCGAAGGCAGCGAATCGCTGCTGGAAGCGGACGTGGTGATCATTGCGTTCGGCTTCTCGCCGACGCTGCCGGCGTGGCTGACCGAACACGGCGTGGAAGGCCAGTCCAACGGCCGCATCGTGGCCGGTGGCAAGGACCGGCTGCCGTACCAGACCGCCCACCCGCGCCTGTTCGCCGGTGGCGACGCGGTGCGCGGCGCGGATCTGGTGGTGACTGCCGTCGCCGAGGGCCGCGACGCCGCGGCCAGCATCGTGCGTCTACTGGCGCACTGA